The following coding sequences lie in one Vibrio aerogenes genomic window:
- a CDS encoding AAA family ATPase produces MINKGSLTFFYGKTGTGNCAFLKKIASEKAAVLLSEHEWLSTLYPGLVISHDDYLAYSSRLKPRIKSYTQHILSIGTNVVMDFPAQTRQQRRWFLDLVTEIKAKHELILISDHHVIHQPEACFGADFGVSEVPDVSEGLVIRTC; encoded by the coding sequence ATGATTAATAAGGGCTCATTAACATTCTTTTATGGAAAAACAGGGACAGGAAATTGTGCATTCTTAAAAAAGATTGCTTCAGAAAAAGCAGCGGTATTACTTTCTGAGCACGAATGGTTGTCCACACTTTATCCGGGGTTAGTCATCTCACATGATGACTATCTGGCATATTCATCCCGCCTCAAACCGCGCATTAAATCGTATACACAACATATTTTGTCGATTGGGACCAATGTGGTGATGGATTTTCCGGCACAAACACGTCAGCAACGAAGATGGTTTTTGGATCTTGTGACTGAAATCAAGGCAAAACATGAGCTAATCCTTATTTCAGATCATCACGTCATTCATCAGCCAGAGGCCTGTTTCGGAGCAGATTTCGGGGTGTCTGAGGTTCCTGATGTCAGCGAAGGGCTAGTCATCCGGACTTGCTGA